The DNA region GGCTCACTGCCGCAGAGGATCTACATATCCGCCTTTGCCGAGGTCGTCAAGTACGGAGTGGCGCTGGACGGCGACTTCTACGAGTGGCTCAGGCGCAACGTCGACCCCCTCCTCGGGAGATCTGAAGCCGAGCTTGAGGAGGCGGTTTTCCGCTCCCTTAGGCTGAAGGCGGCTGTTGTGGAGGCTGACGAGTTCGAGGAGAGGGGGATTAGGCAGGTGCTGAACGTCGGCCACACGGTGGGCCACGCGCTGGAGCGCGTCCTCGGCTTGCTACACGGCGAGGCCGTGTCGCTTGGCATCGTCGCAGAGCTCCGCCTGTGGGCGAAGCTCGGGTACCTAGCAGAGAGGTACGCCGAGGAGGTGAGGGCCCTCCTCGCCGCGTTCGGACTCCCCACGGAGGTTAAGGCAGGCAGAGAGCAGGTCGAGGCGGCTAAGCGCCTCGTTAGGTACGACAAGAAGAGGAGGGGGGACTACATATACGTCCCGGTGGTGGTTAGGCCCGGCAGGTGGTTTCTAGAGAGGCTGAGGCCTGGGGAGGTGGCCGAGGCTGTGGAGTATGTACTGTCTTGAGGCTGGGCGTCTAGAGGGGAGGTTCGCGATGCCCCCTTCGAAGCCGATGGCGCAGAGGCTTCTCCTCGCCTCGGCGCTGGCAGAGGGGGAGACCGTCGTGAGGGGCGTCGAGTGGAGCGACGACGCTGTGGCTATGCTCAGGGCCATACAGCCCGTCTCAGTCCTTAGGGTGAGGGGGAGCGACGTCGTTATCTCTCGGCGTGAGCCTGACTTCTATAGAGCCTTCAGCGTGGGCGAGAGCGGCTTCACGCTTAGAACAGCCGTCGCCGTCTACGCCGGCGTGCCCGGCTTAACCGCGGTGTACTTCGGAGGCACCCTCAGGGGGAGGCCGATAGACGACTTAATAGCCGTGTTGAAGAGGCTGACGGAAGTGGTTAAGTTGCCGGGTGCCGTGGTTATACGGGGCAGAAGGCTGGGGAGGTTTGGAGTTGAGGTGAGGGCCGACGTCTCTTCTCAGTACATATCCGGCTTGATGTTCCTAGCCGCGGCTGGGGAGGGCGGCGTAATTACGCCCGTCGGCGAGAGGAAGTCGTGGAGTTTTGTAGAAGCCACGGCAGATGTGTTGAGGCTCTTTGGGGCCAAGGTGGAGCTCGGCGACGTCGTTGCAGTAGACGGCGGGCTGAGGAGCCCCGGGGAGGTGGACGTGCCGGGGGACTTCAGCCTAGCCTCCTACCTGGCGGTGGCGGCGGTGGCCACCGGGGGAGAGGTGGAGCTGACGGGCCACCTAACTAAGCTCGACGCTACGCTTGTAGATATCTTCAGAGCCATGGGGGCAGACGTCAGTTATGATGGACATGCGGTCAAGGCTAGGGGGGCCTTTACAAAAGGCGTTGAGGTGGATCTAGGCGGGAACCCTGACTTGGTGATGCCGGTGGCGCTAGCCGCCGCTGTTGTAGAAGACGTGTCGATTATAAGAGGCGTAGAGCATCTACGCTTCAAGGAGAGCGATAGGATAGCCACGGTCGCCGACGTCTTGGAGAGGCTCGGCGTAGACGTCCAGTATAGAGATGGGGCTCTGCATATCCGCGGCCCCCCCAGGCGGAGAGGCGTTGAGTTCAAATCACATGGGGATCACCGAATTGGGATAATGGCGCTGGCCGCGTCTAGAATCGTGGGGGGCTGCGTAGATGACATAGGGCCCGTCGCCAAGTCCTGGCCCTCGGCCGTGTTGTACTTCGCCGCGGGGGAAATCAATAAATAGCCGGCATGTGGGGAGAGGCATGAGAATTGTCGTCACAGGCGGGGCGGGCTTCATCGGGAGCCACCTAGTGGACCGCTTGGTGGAGATGGGGCATGACGTAGCGGTGGTGGATAACTTGTCAAGCGGGAGGAGGGAGTTTGTAAACAAGGCCGCTGAACTGCACGTAAGAGATTTAAAAGACGCAGACTGGGGCGTCGGCATCCGCGGAGAGGTGGTCTTCCACTTCGCGGCTAATCCAGAGGTTAGACTATCCACAACCGAGCCCGTGGTTCACTTCAATGAGAACGTACTCGCCACTTTTAACGTGCTTGAGTGGGCGAGGCAGACGGGCGTGAGGACAGTGGTATTCGCCTCGTCGTCCACTGTGTACGGCGACGCCGAGGTTATACCGACGCCGGAGGAGGCGCCTTATAAGCCGATTTCCGTCTACGGCGCCGCCAAGGCGGCTGGGGAGGTTATGTGCGCCACGTACGCCAGGCTCTACGGAATTAAATGCCTGGCGGTTAGATACGCCAACATAATCGGCCCAAGGCTGAGGCACGGCGTCATATACGACTTCATTATGAAGCTTAGAAAAAACCCCAACGTGCTGGAGGTGCTGGGCGACGGCACCCAGAGAAAGAGCTACCTCTACATAACAGACGCCGTGGACGCCACTATCCAAGCCTGGCAAAAACTAGAAGAGGAGAAGGAGCCATACATGGCGCTCAACGTGGGGAATCTAGACGCCGTTAGAGTTCTCGACATCGCCCAGATAGTGTCGGAGGTCCTCGGCCTGAGGCCCGAGATTAGGCTAGTGCCGGCGACTGCAGACGGGAGGGGGTGGCCCGGCGATGTTAAATACATGACGCTGTCAATATCAAAGCTGATGAAGCTGACAGGCTGGAGGCCGGCCATGACCAGCGCTGAGGCCGTTAGGAAAACAGCCGAGGACTTGGCGAGGGAGCTATGGCAGACACTGTAATATCAGCCGCACTCCTCGCGGCGGTGATAATCTACACCTGGCTCAGACACCGCAGGTCTAGCTGCCGATCTTGACAACTCTCCTGCCGATGTGAGACGCCTTGGGGGTCTCCTCCAGCAACCTCGGCAGTTCGGCAAAGCTGTGAGTTGTGTATACGGGCTTCACGGCGCCCGTCGCCAGTAGCCGAAGAGCCTCCTGCAGATCTGCCCTCCCTCCCTGCAGTACGGGGAGGAGCTCCACCTCCTTTAGGATTAGCAGGCCAAGCGCGATGGGAGTCGGCTGGGGGTCCACGTTGCCTATAAGCGCTATCCTGCCGCCCCAGTTCACGGCGCGTATAGTCTGCTCCAGCGTAGGCCCCCCGACGGACTCAACAGCGCCGTCCGCGCCCCCCAGTTTCTTAACCTCGTCAGCAAAAGATTTCCCAGTAATCACGTGGTCTGCGTATTTAGCCACGTATTCAGCCTTCTGGGGGCTTGTAACCGCCACGACCCTCGCGCCGTATGCCCTGGCGATCTGCACCGCGTGTATCCCCACGCCGCCGCCCGCCCCCGTGACTAATACCTGGCGACCAGGGGAGACGCCTATCTTCCTCACGCCCCTAACCACGGTGGACAAGACACAAGCGGCGTAGGAAGCCGCCTCGAGAGGCACGCCGGGCGGGATCTTCACAAGCGATTTCCTATCCGCAGAGATGTACTCGGCAAAGGCCCCCGGGAGGTCCTCGCCATACACCTTCCTGCTTCTACAGAGGTACTCCCTCCCCGTTCTGCAGAATTCACACTCGCCGCAGAATTCATATATCATCCCAGCCACCGCGTCCCCCGGCTTAAACTCGTCGACCCCCTCCCCCACCTCCTCCACCACCCCAGCAAATTCATGACCGGGGACCACGGGTAGCTTCACCCTTTGAAAGCCCTGCCACGCGAGGTAGTCCCTGTAGCAAACCCCAGCCGCGGCGACTCTAACCAAAACCCTCCCCGGCCCCGGCTTGGGCTTCTCCAACTCCACGAGGCTGGGGAGCTCTTTAAAATTCTTCAGTAGATACCCCCTCATTACTGAGGTGCCCCTCCGGGTTTTTATTTATTCCTCCGCCTCGACGGCCCTTACGCCGATGCCGAAGAGTCTTCTAAACACCCTGTCGATTAGACGTATATAGGCGCCCCTCTGTCCAATAAATGCGCCGAATTCGCTCCTCCTTACCTGCACCTGTAGCTCAGGCCCGGCGAAGTCCACATCTGTTATATGTTTAGATATCCAGCCCACGGGGTGTATAGCCCTAATCCACTGTTTAAAGTCCAGAGACATCTCCAGAAGCCTAAGCCTCGCCCCCACCTCACCCTCAATCGTCTTTATACGCTCGCCACCCCGGCCCACGACCCTCCCCAGCTGCCCCTCCTTTACGATGATAATGGCGTCGGGGACGTTCTCCCCCTTAATGCCGAGGG from Pyrobaculum sp. 3827-6 includes:
- a CDS encoding 3-dehydroquinate synthase family protein — protein: MRRFYYRHSRGVTEVVVGRGVNYSDYVERPVVVIEEGLRNPLPGAPALVLRGGESVKSLDVLTQVYQFLHDAEADRSTTLVAVGGGALLDLATFAAGTYMRGIPLVQVPTTLLAMVDAALGGKGAVDWGPVKNLVGVFHQPAAVLGDLEWIGSLPQRIYISAFAEVVKYGVALDGDFYEWLRRNVDPLLGRSEAELEEAVFRSLRLKAAVVEADEFEERGIRQVLNVGHTVGHALERVLGLLHGEAVSLGIVAELRLWAKLGYLAERYAEEVRALLAAFGLPTEVKAGREQVEAAKRLVRYDKKRRGDYIYVPVVVRPGRWFLERLRPGEVAEAVEYVLS
- a CDS encoding NAD-dependent epimerase/dehydratase family protein, with translation MRIVVTGGAGFIGSHLVDRLVEMGHDVAVVDNLSSGRREFVNKAAELHVRDLKDADWGVGIRGEVVFHFAANPEVRLSTTEPVVHFNENVLATFNVLEWARQTGVRTVVFASSSTVYGDAEVIPTPEEAPYKPISVYGAAKAAGEVMCATYARLYGIKCLAVRYANIIGPRLRHGVIYDFIMKLRKNPNVLEVLGDGTQRKSYLYITDAVDATIQAWQKLEEEKEPYMALNVGNLDAVRVLDIAQIVSEVLGLRPEIRLVPATADGRGWPGDVKYMTLSISKLMKLTGWRPAMTSAEAVRKTAEDLARELWQTL
- a CDS encoding alcohol dehydrogenase catalytic domain-containing protein, producing MRGYLLKNFKELPSLVELEKPKPGPGRVLVRVAAAGVCYRDYLAWQGFQRVKLPVVPGHEFAGVVEEVGEGVDEFKPGDAVAGMIYEFCGECEFCRTGREYLCRSRKVYGEDLPGAFAEYISADRKSLVKIPPGVPLEAASYAACVLSTVVRGVRKIGVSPGRQVLVTGAGGGVGIHAVQIARAYGARVVAVTSPQKAEYVAKYADHVITGKSFADEVKKLGGADGAVESVGGPTLEQTIRAVNWGGRIALIGNVDPQPTPIALGLLILKEVELLPVLQGGRADLQEALRLLATGAVKPVYTTHSFAELPRLLEETPKASHIGRRVVKIGS
- a CDS encoding 3-phosphoshikimate 1-carboxyvinyltransferase, giving the protein MYCLEAGRLEGRFAMPPSKPMAQRLLLASALAEGETVVRGVEWSDDAVAMLRAIQPVSVLRVRGSDVVISRREPDFYRAFSVGESGFTLRTAVAVYAGVPGLTAVYFGGTLRGRPIDDLIAVLKRLTEVVKLPGAVVIRGRRLGRFGVEVRADVSSQYISGLMFLAAAGEGGVITPVGERKSWSFVEATADVLRLFGAKVELGDVVAVDGGLRSPGEVDVPGDFSLASYLAVAAVATGGEVELTGHLTKLDATLVDIFRAMGADVSYDGHAVKARGAFTKGVEVDLGGNPDLVMPVALAAAVVEDVSIIRGVEHLRFKESDRIATVADVLERLGVDVQYRDGALHIRGPPRRRGVEFKSHGDHRIGIMALAASRIVGGCVDDIGPVAKSWPSAVLYFAAGEINK